Proteins encoded by one window of Arachis ipaensis cultivar K30076 chromosome B04, Araip1.1, whole genome shotgun sequence:
- the LOC107637406 gene encoding F-box protein CPR30-like isoform X1, with protein sequence MDKKEQKEQLSMEEKKNQNDKSKSIHDILPLDLIQRILLRVRVKHLGRLKCVSKLWHSLISDPNFAELHFHHSPVSTNACISIGKLPMAYSVYLDALFSDGNDALQVREVSPPFDMTRSSDVKVIGSCRGFVLFDRHPCLLVVWNPLTGSRKLISYSHILSRCKHKDFSRPSKFHLYGFGYDASQDDYLVVVAWQDMDDHDHFDCFSLRTNSWIDFDAALPNPLFGFDRNSFGLFLNDAIHWVQFSPKVYRDAILIFDMKERTFSRISAPEQLVMFSRGYSGLALLGGCLALYYRDFNSCSTHIWVMKEYKVHSSWTLYQVPCKVFQPLCFSSNGDIIGRDYTKRGGLAFYYHNRDSCNTDLWVMQEYKVHSSWTLYQIPCKVENGDIIGRGYNFLYMYNLREEECFKNHWLSVGLFASDAVYTESLLPLPSDINDKDNNNNKKKKEKVDQVHHECFEQLDVAKG encoded by the exons ATGGATAAGAAGGAGCAGAAAGAGCAATTGAGcatggaggagaagaagaatcagaatgACAAGAGCAAAAGCATTCACGACATCCTCCCTCTTGACCTGATTCAGAGAATCTTACTGAGGGTTCGGGTTAAACATCTCGGTCGCCTCAAGTGCGTTTCGAAGCTTTGGCACTCTCTAATTTCCGATCCTAACTTTGCGGAATTGCATTTTCACCACTCTCCCGTATCAACCAACGCATGCATCTCCATAGGAAAACTTCCGATGGCTTACTCTGTTTACTTAGACGCACTATTTAGTGACGGAAATGATGCATTACAAGTAAGAGAGGTGTCTCCCCCTTTCGACATGACACGATCTTCCGATGTTAAAGTCATTGGATCCTGCAGAGGCTTCGTTCTCTTTGATCGACACCCATGTCTTCTTGTTGTATGGAACCCACTGACTGGATCCAGAAAATTAATATCCTACTCACATATTCTTTCTCGTTGTAAGCACAAGGACTTTAGCCGTCCTTCCAAGTTCCATCTCTATGGATTTGGTTATGATGCATCACAGGATGATTACTTAGTTGTTGTAGCTTGGCAGGATATGGATGACCATGATCACTTTGACTGCTTTTCCTTGAGAACTAATTCATGGATTGATTTTGATGCTGCACTCCCCAATCCCTTGTTTGGTTTTGATCGCAATTCTTTTGGGTTGTTCTTGAATGACGCTATTCATTGGGTGCAATTCTCTCCTAAAGTTTACAGGGATGCTATTCTTATCTTTGATATGAAGGAAAGGACTTTCTCAAGAATATCTGCCCCGGAACAACTGGTAATGTTTTCACGCGGTTATTCAGGTCTGGCCCTACTAGGAGGCTGTCTAGCCTTGTATTATCGCGATTTTAATAGCTGTAGCACTCACATATGGGTGATGAAAGAATATAAAGTGCACTCATCTTGGACTCTCTATCAGGTTCCTTGCAAAGTCTTTCAGCCATTGTGCTTTTCCAGTAATGGTGATATTATTGGAAGAGATTATACTAAAAGAGGGGGCCTAGCCTTTTATTATCACAATCGTGATAGCTGTAACACTGACCTATGGGTGATGCAAGAATATAAAGTGCACTCATCTTGGACTCTCTATCAGATTCCTTGCAAAGTCGAAAATGGGGATATTATTGGAAGAGGTTATAATTTTCTCTACATGTATAATCTCAGAGAAGAGGAATGTTTTAAAAATCATTGGTTATCGGTTGGCCTCTTTGCATCCGATGCTGTGTATACAGAGAGTCTCTTGCCACTCCCTAGTGACATTAACGATAaggataataacaataataagaagaagaaggaaaaag TCGATCAAGTTCACCATGAATGTTTTGAACAACTTGATGTTGCTAAAGGTTAG
- the LOC107637406 gene encoding F-box protein CPR30-like isoform X2, with protein MAYSVYLDALFSDGNDALQVREVSPPFDMTRSSDVKVIGSCRGFVLFDRHPCLLVVWNPLTGSRKLISYSHILSRCKHKDFSRPSKFHLYGFGYDASQDDYLVVVAWQDMDDHDHFDCFSLRTNSWIDFDAALPNPLFGFDRNSFGLFLNDAIHWVQFSPKVYRDAILIFDMKERTFSRISAPEQLVMFSRGYSGLALLGGCLALYYRDFNSCSTHIWVMKEYKVHSSWTLYQVPCKVFQPLCFSSNGDIIGRDYTKRGGLAFYYHNRDSCNTDLWVMQEYKVHSSWTLYQIPCKVENGDIIGRGYNFLYMYNLREEECFKNHWLSVGLFASDAVYTESLLPLPSDINDKDNNNNKKKKEKVDQVHHECFEQLDVAKG; from the exons ATGGCTTACTCTGTTTACTTAGACGCACTATTTAGTGACGGAAATGATGCATTACAAGTAAGAGAGGTGTCTCCCCCTTTCGACATGACACGATCTTCCGATGTTAAAGTCATTGGATCCTGCAGAGGCTTCGTTCTCTTTGATCGACACCCATGTCTTCTTGTTGTATGGAACCCACTGACTGGATCCAGAAAATTAATATCCTACTCACATATTCTTTCTCGTTGTAAGCACAAGGACTTTAGCCGTCCTTCCAAGTTCCATCTCTATGGATTTGGTTATGATGCATCACAGGATGATTACTTAGTTGTTGTAGCTTGGCAGGATATGGATGACCATGATCACTTTGACTGCTTTTCCTTGAGAACTAATTCATGGATTGATTTTGATGCTGCACTCCCCAATCCCTTGTTTGGTTTTGATCGCAATTCTTTTGGGTTGTTCTTGAATGACGCTATTCATTGGGTGCAATTCTCTCCTAAAGTTTACAGGGATGCTATTCTTATCTTTGATATGAAGGAAAGGACTTTCTCAAGAATATCTGCCCCGGAACAACTGGTAATGTTTTCACGCGGTTATTCAGGTCTGGCCCTACTAGGAGGCTGTCTAGCCTTGTATTATCGCGATTTTAATAGCTGTAGCACTCACATATGGGTGATGAAAGAATATAAAGTGCACTCATCTTGGACTCTCTATCAGGTTCCTTGCAAAGTCTTTCAGCCATTGTGCTTTTCCAGTAATGGTGATATTATTGGAAGAGATTATACTAAAAGAGGGGGCCTAGCCTTTTATTATCACAATCGTGATAGCTGTAACACTGACCTATGGGTGATGCAAGAATATAAAGTGCACTCATCTTGGACTCTCTATCAGATTCCTTGCAAAGTCGAAAATGGGGATATTATTGGAAGAGGTTATAATTTTCTCTACATGTATAATCTCAGAGAAGAGGAATGTTTTAAAAATCATTGGTTATCGGTTGGCCTCTTTGCATCCGATGCTGTGTATACAGAGAGTCTCTTGCCACTCCCTAGTGACATTAACGATAaggataataacaataataagaagaagaaggaaaaag TCGATCAAGTTCACCATGAATGTTTTGAACAACTTGATGTTGCTAAAGGTTAG